CAAATTCAATATCGGTATCTTCAAAGCGAAGCATCGCTGTTCCGTAAGTTTTAAATACTTGAACTTTTGGTTTGTTTGGAAGCAAATTAGAAACTTTAAGTGCTAATTCAATTCCGCTCCCAACTGCCACAACGTCGATGTCTTTTTTCGAACCTCGGTTTAAAAGTAAATCACGAACAAATCCGCCGATCACATACGAGTCAACGTTTAATTCTTGAGAAGCTTTCGAAATGATATCGAAGATTTTGTTTTGTAAAGCAGATTTATAGTTTGTTTGTATAGCCACGAATTCACTAATTTTTATAAAATAATACGTTTATGTTCAAGTGAGGAAGAATTAAAGTTTGCTAAAATCGCTAACTTATTTTTAGAAACTTTTAGATAATTAAGACATTGTGAAATGTACTTTGGATGTAAAAAATCACTTGATTTTATTTCAAGTATAATTTGATCAAACAAAACAAAATCAGCATAAAACTTGTGATTTAATATAATGTCTTTATAATTTACCAAATATTCTTTTTCTCTTTCAAATGGAATATTGGCTTTTTTGAACTCATATTCTAAAGCATCTTTATATACGATTTCAGAAAACCCTCCACCTAAATTTCTATGAACATCAAATAAAATTCCCATTATCTGATAGCTTTCTTGCTGAT
This is a stretch of genomic DNA from Flavobacterium endoglycinae. It encodes these proteins:
- a CDS encoding GxxExxY protein, whose amino-acid sequence is MTKILYQQESYQIMGILFDVHRNLGGGFSEIVYKDALEYEFKKANIPFEREKEYLVNYKDIILNHKFYADFVLFDQIILEIKSSDFLHPKYISQCLNYLKVSKNKLAILANFNSSSLEHKRIIL